The Drosophila suzukii chromosome X, CBGP_Dsuzu_IsoJpt1.0, whole genome shotgun sequence DNA window CATATGAattcatatgtatgtattccGATATTCCGATGAGCAACAATAACACATTACAATCGTTACATATGTATGCACACACAtttggttatattttttttttttggggttttgATGTCCACAAAACGATCGGTTAGCAGCTTTTGCGGGGGTGTATTTAGCCCGAAAACTAATTGCCGAATTGAAAACGCGCTTGGCTTCTAGCTTTTCTCGCTCTATTTACCACCATAAAATCCATAAGCGTCAGCTATTATAAACAAAGATTTGCAAATGTTGTTGCACATACATATGTGTGCATATGTATTCATTTAGACACTTTTTGTTTCATTTCCATTGGAAATGGTTTATCGCTTCGGCTCGATTCGATATTTGTATCGTTAGCGATGGGGGGTCGGTCATGTGATGTGACTAAACCACTATCGATTAAGGCACAGCACACCGAAACGATAAAATGCAGCAGTGTGCTTTGCGATACTAACCAACACTGGCCAGCCGATAAAATCAACGAAATtgttaaaacttttttattgtGCGTACGTTTGCATTCCATTCCAGCTGATGTGTAACTGAAATTAAACCGATCGCTTGGACTTTCCGCCGGTGCACGCAAATCCACACCCACTCCACTCTGCCCACAATACACCGCCCATCACAATTGGACCAGAATGATGATGGTTGGAGCgagaatcggaatcggaaagCTTGGGCCCTGTGCGGCCCTAGTTGCGGTGAGTCGACGTGTTCTGTTCTGTCTGGTTGTGTTTCTGTTTTCTGTTTCTGGTTCCGGCTGGGATGATTGCGAATCCCCCGCTGAATCAGCGGGGCatgtttattttttccttGAAAATGTCACAGAGGCCGGCTTTTTGCCTCCATCTTTGGCACCTCTCCCATCGCATTTCTTCTCAACTAACCGGAACTGTTGTCCTTATTGAAATTCCAGATTATACAGCTCCTCCAGCACATACAGCCGGCAGAATCCGCCGGGGCAGTGCCCATGACCAGTGATAATATCGATATGACCCTAGGTGAGAGACCAATCCGTTATGAACGCACCAAACCCATCCCAACAATCCCACATCCCAAGTCAATTAAGCCACTTACCCCATTGACGTGTCACTAAACAAAGTCAGTGGCTCGTCCAATTCGGCACTGCCAACGTGGTAAATTGCGTTTTAGACGTATTTTACGGATCTTCTGAGGAAGTGTTGCTGAATAAACTTTAGAGATTATAAGGGTTTATCATCCATTTTGGTCTGAGTTCCGTCGTTCCGCCAAAATATCAGCCATCAGAGAGCGGTTCATTTTAGATCCCAAGTTTGGCTTTCAGTTTCTACATATTAGGGATATCTTAAGcaaataaaaagttttaattatCCCATGTTCGATTTCTTTTGGGTTTATTTCTAGTTTTTTATGACTTCTAGTCTTTCCGCTATTATCTTTCGTTTTACACAAATTCGATTTCCGATCTTGTTACGGTTTTCTAGGTACTAGATTTTACAGTGGTACTACACTATAATTAACCACATCTTAGaactttttctttttattaatttttttataataaaaatattcatattttatttacaaaatgtataaaaataatattattatttttagaaaatttaaaatattcactttatatttattgttatGAACACAATTGCTTTTAGTTTGCCACTCTGGGAATACACATACCATTTCATACACAATTTGGTGCTGATAACATTAAACACGCCTTGTTTCTTCCAGCGTCTAATGAATTGGTTTTCCTTAATTTTTATGCGGAGTGGTGTCGGTTTAGTAATATTTTAGCACCTATATTCGCTGAAGCTGCAGATAAGGTGAGTAGACCATATGGATCGGTAGTGATATATTTAcccatctttaaaattattaaacacaCGACAATCATTTATCTCTCTTTTGCAGATTAAAGAAGAGTTCCCAGAGGCTGGTAAGGTGGTGCTAGGAAAGGTGGATTGCGACAAGGAGACGGCCATCGCATCCCGCTTCCACATAAACAAGTATCCGACTTTGAAAATAGTCCGCAATGGGCAGCTCAGCAAACGGGAGTACCGAGGCCAGCGTTCGGCAGATGCCTTCCTCGAGTTCGTCAAGAAGCAGCTGGAGGATCCTATCCAGGAGTTCAAGTCCCTGAAGGATCTGGAGAATCTAGACTCCAAGAAGCGCCTCATCTTGGGCTATTTTGATCGTAGGGACCAGCCCGAATACGATGTTTTCCGCAAGGTGGCTACGAATCTAAAGGAGGACTGCCAGTTCCACGTGGGCTTCGGTGATGCCGCCCAGGCCATGCATCCTCCTGGTAAAAATCAGCTTATTTAATGCTTCCTTCCTGTACTAATATTAACATTACATTTGTTTCAGGCACACCCATCATAGTATTTAGACCCGATGTGGCTCTGTCTCATGAAAACGATGAGACCTACACTGGAACACTGCAAAATTTCGATGAACTTAAAATTTGGATCCAGGAGAAGTGTGTGCCACTGGTACGAGAAATTACCTTTGAGAATGCAGAGGAACTTACGGAGGAGGGACTGCCGTTCCTTATCCTCTTccatcgcccagacgatcatAACTCGATCAAGGATTACAAGTCGATCATTGAGCGACAATTGCTGGATGAGAAACGTAAGATGTTTGAAATCTACTGGTTTAGATGTAAccttttaatatatatttttaaaaccccACAGAGAACGTCAACTTTTTGACCGCTGATGGCAAACGATTTGCGCATCCTCTGCACCATCTAGGGAAATCCGAGGATGACTTGCCGCTGATTGCCATCGACTCGTTCAAGCACATGTATCTGTTCCCCCACTTCAGCGACATGTACTCCCCAGGAAAGCTAAAGCAGTTCCTTCAGGATCTCTACAGCGGCAAGCTGCACAGGTAACTAAAACTGGATGCAATTCTATATAAAAGAAAGTTCTAACAGTTTTTTGATTACCTTCTAGGGAGTTTCATTACGGGCCGGATCCCTCAAATGATATAGAACCTGACCCACAAACCGGCAAAGGTACTTCCCCTCCAGAGTCAAAATTCAAGGAACTTGGCCCCTCCAAGCATCGCTACACCCTGCTAGAAAAAGATGAACTGTAATATAATTatgtacatttaaaataaaagaaaacaatataaaaaatgtaataatcaGCCTTTCATCCAGTCAAAACGCAAGCAGAAAGGCAAAACTTCGATTGTGTTTAACGtaaatctaaaaataaaaagtctGGACTTTATTGACCTTTATTATTCCAAAAAACAGTTGATGGATGAATCATTTTGGCATTCAACGATTGACTTGCCATGTTGAATTCCTCACATGTTCTTCAAGAAAATTAATGATGTTTTTAAGGGGTTCTGTCGACTATTGTTGATAATAAACATGTCGCTCACTTACTAGAACAGTGACATATCTCAATAAAACTAGCATTTCGAGATAAACgctttttaagttttcaagtgcCGTATGGCTTCCAGTAAAGCTATCAGACTCCAACCTCTGTATATTAAAGGTACGATGATAAAATGTACACGCAACATAGATTATTACTCAAAGAACATTTCTGCATATTACCTTTAATTACAGCCGATACtcttagagtaaaagggtatattagatACGTCGGAAAATGTGTAATAGGCTTTTCCGATcctataaagtatacatattcttgattaggatcactagtcgagtcgatctagacATGTCTGTCCGTCctggaaatttattttatttgatatctgaaacaaaa harbors:
- the ERp44 gene encoding endoplasmic reticulum resident protein 44 — encoded protein: MMMVGARIGIGKLGPCAALVAIIQLLQHIQPAESAGAVPMTSDNIDMTLASNELVFLNFYAEWCRFSNILAPIFAEAADKIKEEFPEAGKVVLGKVDCDKETAIASRFHINKYPTLKIVRNGQLSKREYRGQRSADAFLEFVKKQLEDPIQEFKSLKDLENLDSKKRLILGYFDRRDQPEYDVFRKVATNLKEDCQFHVGFGDAAQAMHPPGTPIIVFRPDVALSHENDETYTGTLQNFDELKIWIQEKCVPLVREITFENAEELTEEGLPFLILFHRPDDHNSIKDYKSIIERQLLDEKQNVNFLTADGKRFAHPLHHLGKSEDDLPLIAIDSFKHMYLFPHFSDMYSPGKLKQFLQDLYSGKLHREFHYGPDPSNDIEPDPQTGKGTSPPESKFKELGPSKHRYTLLEKDEL